One Haliscomenobacter hydrossis DSM 1100 genomic window, AAGAAAAAGTGAGGGGGCACGCCCCCTCCGAAATATTTCCGAGAAGTATAAATCTGGTTAAACAAAAAAAGCCGAGAGGTCGCAACGGCAGTGCAACTTCTCGGCTTGTGGTACAAAGGTGCAGATAATGTTTGAATAAATCAATAGTCCAACAGATATTTTATGGAAATCCCTGGGAAATTCGTGCAGCGGCGGGGGGCCGGGGGGGAAACACAATTAGTATTCTGTAACCGGGGGTAGGGGAGGAAAGGGTAACGGGTTTGGAGGGGGGGTGAAATTTTTTTTGGCGAAGCGGAGTATTTTTCAAACAATTTGGCGGGATCCATGTGGGGCGCAATTTGGATCTCGAGAAAGGAATAGCAGGGCGCTGCCTTCCAGCACCGGAAATTTGGAACTGATTTTGAACAACTGGCACTTAAGTGCTGGTCTAATTATTTTGGGTCGGGAGACTGGTCTAAAGTTTTTTTCCATATATTTAAGCCACTTCAAAAAAGCTGAAATCTAAAACCCTTTACAGCGTGCAAAACATCTCCGCAGCAGACTGGCTCGACATCCTCGACGACATCAAAGACCAAAAAGTGGTACTCCTCATTGGCCCCGAGATCATGCAGGTGAACGGGCAGCCGCTCAACCGCCATTTGCGGGATACGCTCTACGAACGCAACCGGGACGACATCGCCTACTACTACGAACGCGACGGTTTTTTCCTCTTCAGTTCGCCCGAAGGCAAGGTGCGGGTGGCGCGGCAAGTGAAACGGTTTTACCGCGACATCACGCCTGATGAAAGCATCCTGCAACGCATCGTGCAAATTCCTTTTCACGTGGTGGTATCGCTCAACCCCGATACCTTTGTGTCGGAAGCTTTTTACCGGCATGGGGTGAAGCACCGTTTCCACTACTTCCAGCATCGGCACCGCGACAATGAAAACGATGAGATCGAAAAACCCAGCAAGGCCTTGCCGCTGATCTACAACCTCTTTGGCAGCAAAGACCAGGACGATTCGCTGGTGTTGGATTACGACGATGTGTACAAAATGCTGCAATCGGCGCTGGGGACTTCCAGTTTGCCCAATAAGCTCTTGCGGGCTTTTCGTGAGGCGAGCACCTACATTTTTCTGGGCTTTCAGTTTGACAAATGGTACTCCCAGCTCCTGCTCAAATTCCTGAGCGAAGAAGGCCGCATCGAAAAACGCATCTCCATTAATAACCCGGTGGTGGACCTGGACACCAATGGCTTTGTGGTACACCAGTTCAAAATCGAGTTCATGGGCGACCAGTACGATTTTTTTGGGGAATTGTACCAACGTTGTGCCGAAAAACAGCTCCTGCGCCCGGTGGCCGCCGAAAGCGCCTGCCCCGAAGCAGTGGAAATTCGCCAGCAAGTGGCCATGGGTGAAATCGACAATGCCCTGGACTTGCTGCGCCAGGCTGCCAAGGGGCTGGATTGGGAAAATGAAGTGATCCAAACCCAGGGGCGCTACAGCAAACTGGAAGAAGACAAAGACAGCAGTGATAGCCGCGATTACCGTACGGGCTTGGCGCAAATCCTGGACACCATCCTCGAACTCTCCAAAAAGGTAAACCAATGAGTAGCTCCAATACCCAAAAACGCTACCCGGGGGTCAAACCTTTTGAAACCTCGGAGCGCGACTTGTTCTTCGGGCGCGACCGCGACATTGAAGACTTGCTCGACCTGGTTTGGCTGGAAAAACTGGTCGTGCTCTTTGGCAAATCGGGCTATGGCAAAAGTTCACTCATCAACGCCGGGATTTTGCCGGAAATTGAAGCCGAGGCGGTGCCCATCGTGGTGCGCCTGGGCAGCTACGTGGCCGGGCAAACACCCACCCCGCTGGACAACCTGCGCCTGAAAATCAATGAAGTACTGAATGATAACCTGGAGGCGGCTTTTTTGGACGCGCTGAACCTGCCACCCACGCTCTGGCAACAAGTAAAACGCAAACAAAGCCCACAGCAGCGTCGCTTTGTGCTGATCTTCGACCAGTTTGAAGAGTTTTTCACTTACCCGCTGGCCGAGCAGCAGGCCTTCAAAGAACAAATTGCCGACCTGCTGTACACCGAAGTGCCCCAGGCCGTGCGCAACCAAAACGATACGCTAAACGCCGAACAGCAAGCCTTTATCGCCACTGCCTTTGACGCCAAAGTGCTGCTGGCCATCCGCGCCGACCGTATGAGTTTACTGGATTCGATGAAAGACAAACTGCCGGCCATTCTGCAAAAACGCTACGAACTCCGGGGGCTGAGTGAGGCGCAGGCGCAGGAGGCCATTGTAGGCCCGGCCAAGCGCGAGGGAGACTTTGCTTCCCCAGTGTTTGCCTACAGCCCCGAAGCGCTAAAAGTGATGACCCAAAAACTGGCGGCCAGCAAAAGCAGCCAACGCTCGGGCATTGAGGCTTTTCAGTTGCAAATCTTGTGCGAATACCTGGAGGATAAGGTGATTAAAGGGGAGATACCCGGGCAGCGGGTAGAACCGCAGCATTTTGCAGAGCAGATCGACGAGATTTTTGAAGGCTACTACCAGCGTTTGTTGGACAAACTGGAACCGGGTGCCCAAGAGGCAGCGCAATTGCTGATTGAAGAAAAACTGCTGTTTGAAGACGCCAATACGGGGGAGGCGCGGCGACTGGGGGTAGATTCGGGGGTATTGCTGGCCGAAAAAGGCATTTCGCAGGGGCTGCTTAACCAATTGGAAAGCAATTTCCTATTGCGGCGGGAATCGACTTCTACGGGGGGCTTTAATTATGAGGTAAGCCATGATACCTTGATTGCGCCGATTTTGAAATCTAAGGCGGAAAGGAAGGCGCTGGAACGGGTGGAGCAGGAACGGGTGGAGGCAAGGCGGCGACGGAATCGCTTGTTGTTCATTTTGGGAGTGACCGGACTGGCGCTGGCGGTGGTGATTGGGGTGATGTTGTATGTGCTTAAACTGAGGAATGATGCTATTCAAGCTCAAAAAGACGCTGTAAAAGCCAGGAATGAAGCCATTGCCGAACGGAACAAAGCCCTCAAAGCTCTGGAAGATAAAGAAGTGGCGGAGTTTCAGGTCACCTATCAAGCCGCAGATAATATTTTGAACAGTGCCGAAAACAACTGCCCTTCTCAGAAGATGATTGCGGACATTGATACCATGCAGGTGCGGTATCCAAACAACCAGTCTTTGCAAGTGCAAATTGCGGCGATAAATCAAAAATTACGGGCAAAAAATTGTAGGAATAAATAAGGAGAAGATGAAAAAAATAGGGTTCATTTTTTTGTTTTTATGGGGAGGGGATCTTGCGCAACTCAGTGCGCAGCGGCCTTGCAATACTTTTGACTGTGCTTTTCAAAAAGCGGAGCAGATTTTGAAAACTTCCACCGCAAAGGATAAGTACGAGAAAGTGCTGGCCAATTTGGATGATGCGGAGAATTTTGCGGGGAATGATCAGGTGAAGAGGGATAAGATTAGGGCACTGCGGAAAAGGGCTTTTGAGGCGATTCGGGGGGAGAAAGAGCGGGCAGATCTGCAGGCAGATCTACAGGCAGAAAAAGAGCGGGCCAAAAAGCTAGCTGAAGAGGCTCAAAAACAAACCATCATTGCTACAGTAGCCCGAATTATTGCAGACAGTACGGCCTCCGCCAATCGCCTTCAAACCCTTAGTGCTTATGCCAATGACCTATCCTATAAAAGCCTGACTGCCTTGCGAGATGGCGATCGCACTACCGCCTTCCAACTGGCCATTTTTGCCTACCGTTATGTAGAAACGGGTAATGCCAACGTCACCCGCGCTCTGGTGGAGGCATTGTATTACAACGATGTACCCGCCCGCCTAACCTTACCCTGGTCAGCCAGCCTGTCTGGACATACTTCCTCTGTCTTGAGCATCGCTTTCTCTCCAGATGGTAAACGACTCGCCACTGGGTCTGAAGACAAAACCGCCAAAATTTGGGACCTTGAATCCGGTAAACAAATCCTGAACCTCCAAGGGCATACTGCCTACGTTTGGAGCGTCTCTTTCTCCCCTGATGGTAAACGACTCGCCACCGGGTCTCAAGACAAAACCGCCAAAATTTGGGACCTTGAATCCGGTAAACAAACCCTCAACCTCAAGGGGCATACTGCTGGCGTGTGGAGCGCCGCTTTCTCCCTAGATGGCAAACGACTCGCTACCGGTTCTGAAGACAAAACCGCCAAAATTTGGGACCTCGACTCCGGCGAACAAACCCTCAACCTCCAGGGCCATACTGCTGGCGTCTGGAGTGTCGCTTTCTCCCCAGATGGTAAACGACTTGCCACCGGTTCTGACGACAACAGCGCCAAAATTTGGGACCTCGACTCCGGTAAACAAACCTTTAACCTCCAGGGGCATGCTGCTGGCGTCTGGAGCGTTGCTTTCTCCCACGATGGTAAACGACTCGCCACCGGTTCTGAAGACGAAACCGCCAAAATTTGGAACTTTGAGTCCGGTAAACAAACCCTCAACCTCGAGGGGCATACTGCTGGCGTCTGGAGCGTCGCTTTCTCCGCCGATGGCAAACGACTTGCCACCGGGTCTAAAGACAAAAGCGCCAAAATTTGGGATCTTGAGTCCGGCAAACAAACCCTCAACCTCCAGGGACATACTGCCTACGTTTGGAGCGTCGCTTTCTCCCCCGATGGTAAACGACTCGCCACCGGGTCTCAAGACAAAACTGCCAAAATTTGGGACCTCGAGGCCGGTAAACAAACTCTCAACCTCCAGGGACATACGTCCGCCGTCTGGAGCGTCGCTTTCTCCCCTGATCGTAAACGACTTGCTACTGGTTCTGACGACAACACCGCCAAAATTTGGGACCTCGACTCCGGCAAACAAATCCTCAACCTCCAGGGACATACGGACGACGTCTGGAGCGTCGCTTTCTCCCCTGATGGTAAACGACTTGCCACCGGGTCTCAAGACAAAACCGCTAAAATTTGGGACCTCCAATCCGGTAAACAAACCCTCAGCCTCCAAGGCCATACGGACGACGTCAATAGCGTCGCTTTCTCCCCTAATGGTAAAAGACTTGCCACCGGGTCTCAAGACACCACCGTCAAAATTTGGGACCTCGAATCTGGTAAACAAACCCTCACCCTCCAGGGGCATACGGACGATGTCATGAGCGTCACTTTTTCCCCCGATGGCAAAAGGCTCGCCACCTGGTCTCGAGACCAAAGCGCCAAATTTTGGGACTTTACGTCCGAGGGCTGGCTTAGTACGCCACAGGGCAAAAACCGACTACTTTCTGTCCTTGATGGTTTTCAGTTGGCTTCCTACAACCTCGAAACCCTCCTCGACCTCCACCCCGACAACGAACAAAAACTCATCGCCACCCGCGAAGTCTGGCAAATCAAAGCCTTTGCCGACCTGGCGGCAGCACAGGCGGGGGGTAGCAATATCCTCAAAAAAGTAGAGGCACCTTACGCCCGCGCCAATCGGCTCTATGCAGCGGCGCTGGCGCTACAAGATGAGCTGCTTATTAAGATGGACTGGGCGAAGATGCTGCGGAAATGGGCGGCGGTGTACCGGGATGATGGGAAAGAGGGGAAGGCGAAGGAACTGGAAGGGAAGGCGGATGAGTTGTGGAAGGAGGAATAGGGTTTTAGGGTTTTAAGTTTTAGGGTTCGCTATAAGTGCAGATTATCATATAATTGAAAATCAATGGGTTAAAACATCAATTAGGCCATGAAAAAAGGATTATTGATCGCGCTGATTTTTTGTCTGCAAGCTTTGCCAGTTTTTGCGCAGCAGCCTTGTAATACTTTTGACTGTGCTTATCAAAAGGCGGAGCAGATTTTGAAGACCTCCACTGCAAAGGATAAGTATGAGAAGGTGCTGGCCAATTTGGATGATGCGGAGAATTTTGCGGGGGGGGATCAGGTCAAGCGGGATAAGATAAAGGCATTACGGAAGCAGGCTTTTGATGCGATACAAAAAGAGAAGGAGCGGGCGGATAAACTTGCCGATGTAGCTAAACAGCAAGCGGAAACAAACCGAAAACAAGCGGAAGACAACCGCCGCCAAGCACTAACTGCTTACGCCAATGACCTGGCCTATAAAAGCCAGATTGCACTTGAAAGAAGCGATCGAACCACTGCCTTTCAATTAGCCACCTTTGCCCACCGCTATGTAGAAGCAGGCAATGCCAACGTGACCCGTGCCCTGATCGAGGCATTGTATTACAACGATGTACCCAGCCACTCCCCCTTACCTTGGTCAGCCGCATTGGAAGGGCATAGTTCTTACCTCAGTAGCGTTGCCTTCTCCCCGGATGGGAAAAGACTGGCCACGGGGTCTTCCGACCATAGTGCGAAAATCTGGGATGTGGAATCGGGAAAACAAGTGCTGAGCCTTAAAGGGCATAGTTCCTACGTCAGTAGCGTTGCCTTCTCCCCGGATGGGAAAAGACTGGCGACGGGGTCTGATGACAAGAGCGCGAAAATCTGGGATGTGGAATCGGGAAAACAAACGCTGAGCCTGGAAGGGCATAGTTCCTACGTCAGTAGCGTTGCCTTCTCCCCGGATGGGAAAAGACTGGCGACGGGGTCTGGCGACAAGAGCGCGAAAATCTGGGATGTGGAATCGGGAAAACAAACGCTGAGCCTGGAAGGGCATAGTGACTACGTCTGGAGCGTTGCCTTCTCTCCGGATGGGAAAAGACTGGTGACAGGGTCTCAAGACCAGAGCGCCAAAATCTGGGATGTGGAATCGGGAAAACAATTGCTGAGCCTGGAAGGGCATCGTTCCGCCGTCAATAGCGTTGCCTTCTCTCCGGATGGGAAAAGACTGGCGACGGGGTCTGATGACCAGAGCGCCAAAATCTGGGATGTAGAATCGGGAAAACGAGTGTTGAGCCTGGAAGGGCATCGTTCCGCCGTCAAGAGCGTTGCTTTCTCCCCGGATGGGAAAAGACTGGCGACGGGGTCTGGCGACAAGAGCGCGAAAATCTGGGATTTGGAATCGGGAAAACAAGCGCTGAGCCTGGAAAGGCATAGTGACTACGTCCGTAGCGTTGCCTTCTCCCCGGATGGGAAAAGACTGGCAACAGGGTCTCAAGACCAGAGCGCCAAAATCTGGGATATCAGCCCAGAAGGAATTATTCTTAAGGTCAATAAAAACAGGCATCTATCACCTCTCAGTGGCCCTCAATTAATTTCCTACAACCTCGAAACCCTCCTCGATCTCCACCCTGACAACGAAGCCAAACTCATCGCCACCCGCGAGGTCTGGCAAATCAAAGCCTTTGCCGATCTGGCGGCAGCGCAGGCGGGGGGTAGCAATGTGCTCAGTAGGGTAGAGGCACCGTATAGCCGGGCCAATCGGCTGTATGCGGCGGCGCTGGCGCTTCAGGATGAGCTGCTCATCCGGATGGATTGGGCGAAGATGCTGCGGAAATGGGCGGCGGTGTATCGGGATGATGGAAAAGAGGGGAAGGCGAAGGAACTGGAAGCGAAGGCGGATGGATTATGGAAAGAGGAATAGGGTTTTAGGATTTTTCGTTGATTGCGTGTGTTTTACGGCGGTCTGGTCATCGTAGTTGTTTTTTCTGGTAGACTTAGATTTGGGTTGTCCATGATTTCTGAATTTTGTTATTTGCACTTTGGATTGCGTGGATCAGCCACTAGTCTTGCTCTTAGAGGAAAGAATGAAAAGGCTTTTTTATGAACCCTAACCTTACTGGAAAAGAACTACGGGGTTATTCCAGCAGATATTTTTGATGATGCGCAGAAGATGAGTCAAGGGTTGCAGGAGCAGTTGGCGGAGATGAAGGGTGATTTGAAGCGGGCGCTGCACGAATTAGAGGTGATTAAGGCCAAGCTGGTAATTAGCTCACAAGTGATCTAATTACCTATAGTGCAAATATTTAAGCAGAATTAGGTCAAAGGGAAGTCGGAATAGAGAAGTGATGACACTTTGTGCAAAAAATATAGTACCAAGTTTTAAATTAAATTTTAAATAATTTAATTTAATCTTAAATGTATTTAACATTAAAAACCAATGATTTTTTTGTTTAACTGCCCACAATGGAAAGTTTCAATGAAATTATTATTACCAGATTGTAACTTTTTGAGAAGAAATCCGTAGATAGTCTTGGGTTTCGCTGGAAAGAGAATCCAATTTCCACAGCAATATTGTTGAAATACAATATTACTGTGCTTTTGATGCTGCTTTGAGAAAAAACCATGGGCGAAAAAGGCGTTTTAGATTACCATACATATTTAAATTTAACACGATCTCATGCATGAGATTAGTTAAGGCTAATAAACATACCTAAAAATTAGTAGTAGAAAACGATTAACTTAAAGGACACATGAAACTGATCAAAACTAATCCCTACCGGACCATCGGTTTGCTTGTTGGCGCAAAGGCAGCGGAGCAGGCTAGACAAATAAATCGGCTTAAAATGTATCTTGAGGCAGAACAAGAACCTCAAGGTGATTTTAGCTTCCCCATACTTGGTAAAATAAACCGGACAGTTGACAGTGTAACTGAGGCTTCTTCCAAACTTAATCTTGATACCGATAGGCTTAATGCTGCTCTGTTTTGGTTTTATAAAGGGAATCCAATAACTGATGAGCCTGCGTTTGATGCTCTAAAAGATTCGGATTTTCAAACTGCTATCGACATTTGGCTTAAGTTAACCGGATCTGGCGAGGTTACGCAAAGGAACTGTTCGGCATTTCAAAACTTATCCACGCTGCTCCTATGCCATGGTTTAGATGATTCTAAAGTAGATATTAATGTTTTTGAATATGGACTCTCACTGAAACTGCAATTTCTTGAAAGTGATTTTATCAATGATTTAAAAACTATTGCAACCGACGAAACATTCAAGCCTACAAAAAAAGAAATTCAACTTGCTTTTTTACATGCTCTTGAAGCAGAAATTGAGAAAAACAGTAGAATTTCACCGAGTCAACTCATTGATATCATAAATAAACATAACTTTTCAGCCAAAGATGATTTTTTAAAAGGGTTTGTTCAGAAACCCATCGAACAAATAGAAAGGAGAATTGACGAAGCAAAAGCAAAAAGAAAACTAAGTAAAGCGAATGCTGAAAAGGCAGGCAATGCCTTGTTTGAACAGACTAAAGAAGGCTTATCCCAGCTCAATTCTATCTTAAGTGCTTCCAATCTTAAATTTTCTGCTATCTCTGACAAGGTTTCCGACGAGATCTTGCAATGTGGTATAGATTATTTTCAACATTACAGAGATTCAGAAACAAACCCCGGAGGAGCTTCAATGGAGTTATTCCGGAAAGCAAAAAAATTAGCTATTGGTAATATCGCAAACCAAAGATGTCAGGAGAATACCGAAAATTTACAAGAATGGATAGATGATGAGCCTGAGAGAATAAAGCAGCAAAGGATCATCAACGATTTAGAAAAATTAAAACGACTTATTGATGAGTATGAAGGAAAGAGCGAAACTGTAGCTAATGCAAAGCAACTTTTAGCAAGTGCTAAAACTTGTCTCAACAATATCAAAGCGACTCTTGGAGGCCAAGATGAACTTTATTTAGGCTTAAGTTCTAGAATCGCTTCCGATGCTCAAGGAATGTGTGTGTCCGAAATAAATAAGTTACAGGAAAAATTTAGCAGCGCACATGATAACAACACCAAAATTGTGGTCATCGTTTTACTTAAAGAGAGAGTTGATGAAGCTTGGGAGGTTACCACCACAATTGGTACAATGGATTTGAGATCGGATTTCCGTAATCTATTTACCGCAAACAGAAACTCGCTATCAAATTTAAAATCCCAACTTTCAAAAACCAACACAGGTTCTAGCGGAGGAGGGGGCTGTTACATCGCAACAATGGCTTATGGAGACCACAATCATCCGCAAGTCATGATTTTAAGACAATTCAGAGACAATGTGCTGGCTAAATCAGCATTTGGTAAATGCTTTATCAAAACATATTACCATTATTCACCCAAACTGGTAGAAAAGTTGAAAAATAGCAAGCTTGTAAACAGCATCATTCGTAAAACCTTGAACCAGATCATAAAACTTATCAAGTAATGAAAAAAATAACGGTCGCAATACTCCTATTTTCTTCGATTGGTGCTTTTGCCCAGGTAACCAAAGAAGATTTAGACAAGGAAATCAAGCCTGTGGCGGAAAAGATAAAAAAGCTTCAATCAGAAAACAGCAAACTGAAATCCGAAGTTGGAAACCTAAGTTCAAAACTTTCATCTGCAAATAAGCGCATTGACAGCCTTAGCAATCAAACCCTTGCCAACAGCAATGCCATCAATCAAACAAGTCAAGAACTTGGGTTGAGAATTGCAACAACTGAAACAACTACCAACCAAAAAATTACGGCCGTTGATGAATCGCTGAGCAAAAATTCACTTTATGGAATAATTGGTGTGCTTTCAGCAATTTTACTTTCAGGGCTGTTGTATTGGTTGTTGAGCAAAAGACAACAAACCGACAAGACAGATTTTATTGAGCAGTTAAGCAAAACCAAGTCATCTATTGAAGAAGGTATGGTGAAAGAATTTGGCAAACAAACCGAGTTAATGGACGCTCAACTTCATCTAATTGAACAGCAAAAAATGACGTTACAAGCCATACCAAACACTCAGCCTGACCACTCTTTGGCATTAAAGGTTGCCAGTGAAATCAACCTAATTGAAAGAAACATCAACTTGATGGATGCTAAAACCAAAGGCCTGAAACAATTACAAGCATCTGTTGGCAAACTAAAAGACAATCTTTCCGCGAATGGCTATGAAATGCCTGAGTTATTAGGCAAACAATTCCATGAAGGGATGAAAGTAATTGTAACAAGTACAATTACTGATGAGAACCTTGAAATGGATTCAGAAGTAATAACTAAAGTTCTGATTCCACAGGTGAATTTCAATGATAAAATGATTCAGACAGCTCAAATTGAAACTTCAAAGGGCTATTAATAACAACATAAATTTAATACATGAGAAATAAAATTGACTATGGCATTGATCTAGGAACAACCAATTCGGCAATTGCGAGAATGGAAAACGGAGTTCCGATAATTAAAAAATCGGACACTTTAAAAGATACAGTGCCGTCTTGTGTTCATTTCAATAAAAGGCAGGATGTTCTTGTAGGAGATACAGCCTATAATGTCATGAAGAATGATAATGCAAGAGCATTGAAAACGCTTGAAAAAGGAAAGATAAATTCATTTATTGAGTTTAAACGAACAATGGGTACAACGCATACCTACGTGTGCCCGAATATGAATAAAGATTTTTCATCTGAAGAACTATCGGCCGAGATTTTAAAGAAACTCAAATCGTATATTCAAGATGAAAATATTTCTTCAATCGTAATTACAGTACCCGCAAAATTTTTGAATCCACAAAATGAAGCAACAATGCAAGCTGCAAAACTTGCAGGATTTAAACATGTTGAACTGTTACAAGAACCAGTAGCGGCCGCCACTGCTTATGGTCTTAGTTCAAAAAATAAGGATGGTTTTTGGTTGGTTTTTGATTTTGGTGGGGGGACTTTTGATGCTGCAATATTAAAATCTGATGAAGGAATTTTAACGGTAAAGGATACTGATGGAGACAATTGGCTGGGCGGCAAGAATTTAGACGACGCCATAGTTGACCAAATTATCATACCTAATCTTCAACAAAATTTTGCAATAAATGGGGTATTAAGCGATTCTACACAAAAGGAAGTTTTAAGAAATGCAGTAAAGTTCTACGCGGAGGAAGCCAAAATTCAATTGTCATTTAAGGATTCGCACAACATACTTTCAAATTTGGGGGATTTACCTTTTGAGGACGACAACGGAGATGAGCCCGAAATAGATGTCTTGGTGACTCAAAAAGATATGGAAAGTGTAGTTGCTCCTATTTTTCAGAAAGCAATTGACATTACCAAAGAGCTGCTAAAACGCAACAATTTAAAAGGCTCAGACCTGGGTTCATTGATTCTTGTTGGCGGTCCAACCTATTCTCCAATCCTGCGCAGAATGCTCAAAGAGCAAATCACAGAAAAGGTTGATACCTCCGTTGACCCCATGACAGTAGTTGCCAAAGGTGCTGCTTTGTTTGCCTCAACGATATCAATATCGGATGAAGTTAAAGAAACCACCAGGGATAAAACCAAACTTCAATTGGACATTAAGTACGAAGCGACTACGGTTGAACTTGATGAAATGGTAAACCTAAAAGTCCTGAAAGAGAAAACTACAGGTACTTTCCCTGAAAAGATTTATGCCGATGTAGTTCGTTATGATGGTGCTTGGTCAAGCGGCAAAAAACTAATTGGCGAAAAAGCTACAATTGTGGATGTGTTATTGGTTGAGGGTCGTTCTAACTCATTTGAAATAAACGTCTACGATGAAGTTGGCAATAAATTAGAGTGTCAGCCGCATCAATTTAGCATTTTGCAAGGAATTGGCGGACTTGACGGAATGCAGGTTATACCGTACCATATTGGAATTGCCAAGTTTTTCCATACCGAAGACAAGGACTTGTTTCTACCCGCTAAAGGTTTAGAAAAAAATAAAAAAGTTCCGGCAACAGGTGTAATCAACGGTTTAAAAACAAGAAGCGCAATCAGGCCTGGAATGATTAAAGACATTATTCGTATTCCAATTTATCAGGGTGACTTCAATGCAGAAGGTACAAATCCAGTCCTTAATAATTTCATTCAAGAAGTGATCATAACCGGGGAAAGTTTACCTGCATTGCTTCCAGAGGGAAGCGATGTTGACATAACAATTAAAGTGGATAGATCGCAATTAATGAAATTCAGTGCTTATTTTCCTTTGTTGAACCATACAGAAGAGCTGGAAATCGAAATTATGAAAACTGAACCGCCGACTGAAGAATTGCTCACCCAAGAAATTTCAAAAGCGAAACGGACAGCCCAAAAAATAAATGCCAATGAAGTAGCTATGGAACTAGAAGCGCTTGAAGCACAATTAGAAAATGAGAAAGGAAGTGCTGATGGTAAGATGAAAATTCTTGATGGGCTTCGCAAAGAATTATTGAAATTGGATCGTGCTCAGAAATCAGCCGAGTGGCCTAAAGTAGAACAAGCCCTAAAGGAGGCATTCTATGAATTAGAAGACCTCATTGAAAAGATAAATGAAAACGATGATGAAGGGAATTTGAACATGGATAAAGTGGAAGCCCATGTGCAAGAATACAAGCAGAAAATTGAACATGTCATCAAAGACAAAAACATAAAAGAAGCAAAAGAACTAACGAGTGAAATCGAGCGATTAGATTTTGAGCTTCGTAATGCGGTAACAGGTAATGCAATGGATGCTCAATTGCTTCTCCATTTAAATGACAATTTTGGTTCTTTCCACTGGAAAGATGCCGCAAAAGCAAAGCAATTGATAAATCAAGGGATGCAAATGACCACAGCTGGTAAAACTGATGCAATTAGGCCATTGCTTGTACAACTAATTGAATTAATGCCTGAAAATGAAAAACAAACATTGAGATAATGGATATTTTAAAAACTGGCATCTTACCGAAGAACTTATCAATCGATGAGCGGTATAGCATTTTGCTTTTCATAAAGCAGGGGAGCAACGCCGAAACTTATCGGGTAAAAGGAAGTGATGGGAAGCTGTATTTTTTAAAGTTATTCAATTTTGCCAAATTGCACCGGTCCGCATTTGATGTAAATAACAG contains:
- a CDS encoding CFI-box-CTERM domain-containing protein; amino-acid sequence: MKLIKTNPYRTIGLLVGAKAAEQARQINRLKMYLEAEQEPQGDFSFPILGKINRTVDSVTEASSKLNLDTDRLNAALFWFYKGNPITDEPAFDALKDSDFQTAIDIWLKLTGSGEVTQRNCSAFQNLSTLLLCHGLDDSKVDINVFEYGLSLKLQFLESDFINDLKTIATDETFKPTKKEIQLAFLHALEAEIEKNSRISPSQLIDIINKHNFSAKDDFLKGFVQKPIEQIERRIDEAKAKRKLSKANAEKAGNALFEQTKEGLSQLNSILSASNLKFSAISDKVSDEILQCGIDYFQHYRDSETNPGGASMELFRKAKKLAIGNIANQRCQENTENLQEWIDDEPERIKQQRIINDLEKLKRLIDEYEGKSETVANAKQLLASAKTCLNNIKATLGGQDELYLGLSSRIASDAQGMCVSEINKLQEKFSSAHDNNTKIVVIVLLKERVDEAWEVTTTIGTMDLRSDFRNLFTANRNSLSNLKSQLSKTNTGSSGGGGCYIATMAYGDHNHPQVMILRQFRDNVLAKSAFGKCFIKTYYHYSPKLVEKLKNSKLVNSIIRKTLNQIIKLIK
- a CDS encoding septum formation initiator — protein: MKKITVAILLFSSIGAFAQVTKEDLDKEIKPVAEKIKKLQSENSKLKSEVGNLSSKLSSANKRIDSLSNQTLANSNAINQTSQELGLRIATTETTTNQKITAVDESLSKNSLYGIIGVLSAILLSGLLYWLLSKRQQTDKTDFIEQLSKTKSSIEEGMVKEFGKQTELMDAQLHLIEQQKMTLQAIPNTQPDHSLALKVASEINLIERNINLMDAKTKGLKQLQASVGKLKDNLSANGYEMPELLGKQFHEGMKVIVTSTITDENLEMDSEVITKVLIPQVNFNDKMIQTAQIETSKGY
- a CDS encoding Hsp70 family protein; translation: MRNKIDYGIDLGTTNSAIARMENGVPIIKKSDTLKDTVPSCVHFNKRQDVLVGDTAYNVMKNDNARALKTLEKGKINSFIEFKRTMGTTHTYVCPNMNKDFSSEELSAEILKKLKSYIQDENISSIVITVPAKFLNPQNEATMQAAKLAGFKHVELLQEPVAAATAYGLSSKNKDGFWLVFDFGGGTFDAAILKSDEGILTVKDTDGDNWLGGKNLDDAIVDQIIIPNLQQNFAINGVLSDSTQKEVLRNAVKFYAEEAKIQLSFKDSHNILSNLGDLPFEDDNGDEPEIDVLVTQKDMESVVAPIFQKAIDITKELLKRNNLKGSDLGSLILVGGPTYSPILRRMLKEQITEKVDTSVDPMTVVAKGAALFASTISISDEVKETTRDKTKLQLDIKYEATTVELDEMVNLKVLKEKTTGTFPEKIYADVVRYDGAWSSGKKLIGEKATIVDVLLVEGRSNSFEINVYDEVGNKLECQPHQFSILQGIGGLDGMQVIPYHIGIAKFFHTEDKDLFLPAKGLEKNKKVPATGVINGLKTRSAIRPGMIKDIIRIPIYQGDFNAEGTNPVLNNFIQEVIITGESLPALLPEGSDVDITIKVDRSQLMKFSAYFPLLNHTEELEIEIMKTEPPTEELLTQEISKAKRTAQKINANEVAMELEALEAQLENEKGSADGKMKILDGLRKELLKLDRAQKSAEWPKVEQALKEAFYELEDLIEKINENDDEGNLNMDKVEAHVQEYKQKIEHVIKDKNIKEAKELTSEIERLDFELRNAVTGNAMDAQLLLHLNDNFGSFHWKDAAKAKQLINQGMQMTTAGKTDAIRPLLVQLIELMPENEKQTLR